In Arctopsyche grandis isolate Sample6627 chromosome 13, ASM5162203v2, whole genome shotgun sequence, one DNA window encodes the following:
- the LOC143921565 gene encoding uncharacterized protein LOC143921565, whose translation MADEHRKTRKGIRSRLTKNANKLEGDLSISMLKIRLELIKPLLSEFESVQAQLDELDEAEARASESVIDKFETDYFIALERCMEMLRVREPQLGIPPVDVAASAITPVPQSPIPQSNIAIKLPRLELPTFEGNIQNWPLFSQRFLVAMAGETSQIARFQYLLAVLKGEPNRVVSGLELADDSFSRAWSILEQRYNNKKIVVQSHIRAILDAEQVASNSYASLHRCIDDANMHVRALANLGVPVETWDDILVMCITRKLDRYTVRQWELQAPKYEDCTYHKLIEFLTLHCQSMANADYVLKGESNLRPRTATGQRAAALHVGGESPSCIHCNGSHSLPVCTSFRSMSGDERRAAAIKHRVCLNCLRPGHMVRACRTKQRCVRCGQAHHTLLHDATAYQAPHSNKVKTSQSPQNSKYVKPVEPAAVLHSVRHATPSHSRTVLLCTVEVQARGRDGQLHKVRALLDNGSEVNIMSEDLRRRLALKSKKMDVNLLGVGLNRTSISYGAVVRILPRLPNLSAGMDIDCAIMSDITHQLPSRNVSEIRSHLPLHLPLADPSFDSPGTVDMVMGSDIYHAILRNGRRTISIPSRGDRQGSITMLNTAYGWILGGSIAAPASSNNARSCNLSLMRSIRAFWELEEPNTSKVGLDEGHPAEQSFIHGTTRDSSGRFMVRLPFKADSHLLGDSRTAAEKRFRALKGRFARNEQFRNRYEAFLQEFIDLGHMSECNSESVPNFYLPHHAVSKESSLTTKLRVVFDGSAKSSSGTSLNDVLHVGPRVQDDIFDILLRFRQHSVAVTADIEKMYRQIRVHPDDQPFQRIIWGLGKGARTYQLNTVTYGTACASFLATRCLRALADEHRAEFPEASTVLSRDFYVDDLLSGASSVQELTKLAEQINYILARAGLPLRKWASNTTEPISIIPASDQGTDHCHVISKDETSTLGLNWHTKCDTFAFPINLNTNAQFTKRNILAQIARLFDPLGLLGPTIVLAKQLMQELFRGGLNWDEAIPERLASQWEIFISQLPKLRDIMIPRHVLLPNPVSITLLGFCDASQKAYGACIYALSTDRLGHRVCRLFCAKSRVAPLKTLTIPRLELCGAHLLHTLVERVRVAIAVPIDEVILWTDSTIVLAWLKGESSRWTTFVSHRVAKIQSMSGKHSWNHISSQDNPADSLSRGFMPSELQTMSLWWNGPKWILQDRNTWPKSQVPIEEPQIEAKGTRVALVASTSDWELLSRYSSWHTLTRITAYCLRFIAALRRRGSISGPLSRTELIAAETKIIKHVQSRFYKREIALLESALPIPNNRLKALRPFLDPEGALRVGGRLSHTHWQFERKHPLIVPAKAHITELLVRAAHEQLLHAGTQLVSAHLRERYWLIGGRNTVSREIRRCVRCSRVIPRLQQPIMGDLPALRTAPARPFLNCGVDYAGPILIKEKASRNRSFLKAYICIFVCLATKAVHLEVVQSLTSRAFIDALKRFISRRGLVAEIWSDNATNFIGTDRMLTKLLASTAHKQSLHSFCSEKGMNWRFIPPRAPHFGGLWEAAVKSMKRHLKRVMGSTTVTYESLNTLITQIEAVLNSRPLTPLSSDPSDLIPLTPGHFLVGGPLIALPQEDLVDQPLARVSTYKHLQQMLQHFWKRWAREYVTLLQQRHKSGSRESPNLQPGDMVIVAEENAPPLEWPMGRILAVHPGHDGVVRVITIRTVKGVIKRAARRVARLPVEQHSVNLCNGVASVHNVPH comes from the coding sequence ATGGCTGATGAGCATCGGAAAACGCGTAAAGGTATTCGCTCACGCTTAACAAAAAATGCAAACAAATTGGAGGGAGATCTGAGCATTTCCATGCTCAAAATCAGACTTGAGTTAATTAAACCGTTGTTGTCCGAGTTCGAATCGGTCCAAGCTCAGCTTGACGAGCTGGACGAAGCGGAGGCTCGGGCCTCTGAGTCCGTCATCGACAAATTTGAAACGGACTATTTTATCGCCCTCGAGCGATGTATGGAGATGCTCAGAGTGCGGGAGCCGCAATTGGGCATTCCGCCGGTAGATGTCGCTGCATCCGCCATTACACCTGTGCCGCAATCACCCATACCGCAATCAAATATAGCAATCAAATTGCCCCGGTTGGAGTTGCCCACGTTTGAGGGCAACATCCAAAATTGGCCCCTTTTTTCGCAACGCTTCTTGGTCGCGATGGCCGGCGAAACATCTCAAATCGCCCGTTTCCAATACTTGTTGGCAGTCCTAAAGGGAGAACCCAATCGTGTAGTCAGTGGCTTAGAGTTAGCTGATGATTCCTTTTCCCGCGCTTGGTCCATTCTGGAGCAGCgctacaacaataaaaaaattgttgttcagtCCCATATTAGAGCAATATTAGACGCGGAACAAGTTGCGTCTAATAGTTACGCAAGTTTGCATCGTTGCATAGACGATGCGAACATGCATGTCCGTGCACTGGCCAACTTAGGCGTCCCGGTCGAAACGTGGGACGACATTTTGGTCATGTGCATCACGAGGAAGCTCGATCGATACACGGTTCGACAATGGGAGCTTCAAGCGCCAAAATATGAGGATTGCACTTACCACAAACTCATCGAATTTTTGACGCTCCATTGCCAGTCGATGGCAAATGCCGACTAcgtcttaaaaggcgagtcAAATCTTCGACCAAGAACCGCTACTGGCCAAAGGGCGGCCGCTTTACATGTGGGAGGGGAAAGCCCCTCCTGCATCCACTGCAACGGAAGTCACTCGCTGCCAGTATGCACATCTTTCCGCAGTATGAGCGGTGATGAACGTAGGGCGGCCGCTATAAAACATAGGGTATGCCTGAACTGTCTGAGACCGGGGCACATGGTTCGAGCGTGCCGAACCAAACAAAGATGCGTGCGTTGCGGTCAGGCCCACCACACGCTTTTGCATGACGCAACGGCATACCAGGCTCCACATTCAAACAAGGTCAAAACTTCCCAGAGCCCCCAGAATTCGAAGTACGTCAAACCCGTAGAACCGGCGGCGGTTTTACATTCGGTGAGACACGCGACGCCTTCACATTCCCGCACCGTTTTGTTATGTACCGTAGAAGTACAAGCACGCGGCCGTGATGGGCAGTTGCATAAAGTGCGGGCGTTACTTGATAATGGCTCCGAGGTCAACATAATGTCCGAggacttaagaaggcgactcgccttgAAGTCAAAAAAGATGGACGTCAACCTGCTGGGAGTAGGTTTAAATAGGACGTCCATCTCCTATGGCGCGGTAGTGCGCATACTACCGCGTCTCCCCAACCTAAGCGCCGGCATGGACATTGATTGCGCAATCATGTCCGACATCACGCATCAACTGCCATCGCGCAATGTGTCTGAGATacggagccatttgccgctCCATCTTCCCCTTGCTGATCCGTCATTTGACTCTCCCGGTACGGTTGATATGGTGATGGGTAGCGACATCTATCATGCCATATTGCGCAACGGAAGGCGCACCATTTCCATTCCTTCACGCGGTGACAGACAAGGAAGCATAACCATGCTAAACACCGCGTACGGTTGGATTTTAGGTGGTTCGATTGCCGCTCCCGCATCATCGAACAATGCACGTAGTTGCAATCTCTCACTCATGCGCTCCATCAGAGCATTCTGGGAACTAGAAGAACCGAACACCTCCAAGGTAGGGTTAGATGAGGGTCATCCCGCCGAGCAGTCATTCATACATGGGACTACTCGCGATTCTTCGGGTCGGTTTATGGTCAGACTGCCATTCAAGGCAGACAGTCACTTATTAGGCGATTCACGCACTGCGGCGGAAAAAAGATTCCGTGCGCTTAAGGGCAGATTTGCTCGTAACGAACAATTTCGCAATCGTTACGAGGCATTTCTGCAGGAATTTATCGATCTGGGGCATATGTCGGAGTGCAATTCAGAATCCGTCCCAAATTTCTATCTCCCTCACCACGCCGTCTCCAAAGAAAGCAGCCTCACTACAAAGCTACGCGTAGTGTTTGACGGGTCGGCAAAGTCATCTTCGGGAACATCTCTAAATGACGTTCTCCATGTCGGTCCACGAGTTCAGGACGACATATTCGACATTTTATTACGTTTTCGGCAGCACTCAGTTGCAGTGACTGCGGACATCGAAAAGATGTACCGACAAATCAGGGTACATCCAGATGACCAACCATTTCAACGCATTATCTGGGGTTTGGGTAAAGGAGCGCGAACGTATCAGCTAAACACTGTGACGTACGGCACTGCCTGTGCTTCATTCTTGGCAACCCGTTGTTTGAGGGCCTTAGCCGATGAACATAGGGCGGAATTTCCCGAAGCTTCCACAGTGTTAAGCAGAGACTTTTACGTCGATGACTTGCTCTCGGGTGCCAGTAGCGTCCAGGAACTCACAAAACTGGCCGAGCAAATTAACTATATTCTGGCTCGGGCTGGTCTCCCTCTTCGAAAATGGGCTTCCAACACCACTGAACCCATCTCCATAATACCCGCTTCCGATCAGGGCACCGATCACTGCCATGTGATCAGCAAGGACGAGACATCCACTCTCGGATTGAACTGGCACACCAAATGTGACACGTTCGCTTTCCCCATCAATCTGAATACAAATGCGCAATTCACGAAACGGAATATACTAGCCCAAATAGCGCGGTTGTTTGACCCACTGGGCTTATTGGGCCCTACCATCGTTCTTGCAAAACAGTTAATGCAAGAACTATTCCGCGGGGGCCTCAATTGGGACGAGGCTATTCCCGAGAGATTAGCGTCCCAATGGGAGATTTTTATATCACAATTGCCCAAATTGAGGGACATAATGATTCCCAGACATGTTTTATTACCTAACCCGGTGAGCATTACGCTACTCGGGTTTTGCGATGCATCGCAAAAGGCATACGGCGCATGCATTTATGCGCTGTCCACCGACCGATTGGGACATCGCGTCTGTAGATTGTTTtgcgcaaaatctcgagtcgcCCCCTTAAAGACTTTGACTATTCCCAGATTGGAACTGTGCGGCGCCCATTTACTTCACACATTGGTAGAGCGAGTTAGAGTCGCAATCGCCGTTCCGATTGACGAGGTGATTTTATGGACTGATTCTACCATCGTGTTAGCTTGGCTCAAGGGTGAATCTTCACGTTGGACGACCTTTGTGTCCCATAGGGTAGCCAAAATCCAGTCAATGAGTGGAAAGCATTCCTGGAACCATATAAGTTCCCAGGACAATCCCGCTGATTCTTTGTCTCGAGGATTCATGCCCTCTGAATTACAAACCATGTCATTGTGGTGGAATGGACCCAAATGGATCCTCCAGGACAGGAACACATGGCCAAAGAGCCAGGTTCCCATTGAAGAGCCTCAAATAGAGGCTAAAGGGACGCGTGTAGCCCTAGTCGCTAGTACTAGTGACTGGGAGTTATTATCCCGATACTCTTCGTGGCACACGTTGACCAGAATTACTGCCTATTGCCTACGATTTATCGCGGCGTTGAGAAGAAGGGGGTCCATTAGTGGTCCACTATCGCGTACCGAACTAATCGCCGCGGAAACTAAAATCATCAAGCACGTTCAGTCGCGATTTTACAAAAGGGAAATTGCCCTACTCGAATCAGCGTTGCCAATTCCTAACAATCGCCTGAAGGCCTTAAGACCTTTTTTGGATCCAGAAGGTGCCCTACGGGTGGGAGGGCGATTGAGCCACACTCATTGGCAGTTTGAGCGCAAGCACCCTCTGATTGTTCCAGCTAAAGCCCATATTACGGAGTTGCTAGTTAGAGCCGCTCATGAACAATTACTCCATGCAGGCACACAATTGGTGTCCGCCCACCTTCGAGAAAGGTATTGGCTAATCGGGGGGAGAAACACCGTTAGTCGCGAAATTCGAAGGTGCGTACGGTGCTCCCGGGTCATACCGAGACTTCAACAACCCATAATGGGAGATTTGCCAGCATTACGCACTGCCCCGGCACGTCCGTTCCTTAATTGTGGCGTAGATTACGCCGGCCCGATCCTCATCAAGGAGAAAGCGTCCCGAAATCGGTCTTTCCTGAAAGCCTACATCTGCATATTCGTTTGCCTTGCTACCAAGGCTGTTCATTTAGAGGTAGTGCAGAGTTTAACGTCCAGGGCATTTATCGACGCACTGAAGAGATTCATATCTCGGAGGGGGCTCGTGGCTGAGATCTGGTCCGATAACGCCACTAACTTTATAGGAACCGATAGAATGCTCACTAAACTGCTAGCATCAACCGCTCATAAGCAATCGCTACATTCATTTTGTTCTGAAAAGGGAATGAACTGGCGCTTCATTCCACCACGGGCTCCGCACTTTGGTGGGCTGTGGGAGGCCGCCGTAAAGTCAATGAAGCGCCACTTAAAACGCGTCATGGGTAGTACAACCGTAACGTACGAGTCTTTGAATACTCTAATAACACAAATAGAAGCCGTATTGAACTCGCGACCTTTGACCCCGTTGTCATCTGACCCTTCCGACCTAATTCCCCTCACTCCTGGTCATTTCCTAGTTGGTGGGCCACTGATTGCGCTACCTCAGGAAGATCTGGTCGATCAACCCTTAGCGAGGGTATCAACTTACAAGCACCTGCAGCAGATGTTGCAGCATTTCTGGAAGAGATGGGCCCGAGAGTACGTCACGCTACTGCAGCAGCGCCACAAGAGTGGCTCCAGGGAGTCACCCAACTTGCAGCCGGGGGATATGGTGATAGTCGCCGAAGAAAACGCACCTCCCTTGGAATGGCCCATGGGACGGATCCTAGCCGTTCATCCTGGCCACGACGGAGTGGTGCGAGTCATCACCATTCGCACAGTAAAGGGAGTTATCAAAAGAGCAGCTCGGCGAGTTGCTCGACTGCCTGTTGAGCAACATTCGGTTAATTTGTGCAACGGAGTGGCGAGCGTTCataacgtcccacattaa
- the LOC143921520 gene encoding uncharacterized protein LOC143921520 encodes MEFPMQCRLCLSSSPAEAFVSIHGNPQPHLAERISSCCQLQITKNDKLPNTICRPCNNNLELLNSFRKVCLRNDEISKLKLNRHLNIKTEEVLLEDLIWENESDVNTPPNVNNTPVRDEMKEKLYKCDICFKTFAQRNSFIAHINVHNGLKPYKCDICSKSFLHESKFKIHTRIHTGEKPYPCDICSKSFSLKYTLVKHIASHNRLKSFKCDICSKSFSSKYTLAAHIKNHTRVKPYKCDICSKSFFQISQLTKHTRIHTGEKPYPCDICSKSYTSKYALITHIADHTGIKPFKCDICSKSFSQNSNLTKHKTIHSEEKPYKCDICLKSFLQNSNLMRHTRIHTGEKPYKCDICSKSFSRNSKLTRHARIHTRASHNGLKSFKCDICFKSFAQKFRLTRHTRIHTGEKPYNCDICLKSFAYKFTLTIHQKKHTVDKPGNRKLGDGNSKTPKSTMAIL; translated from the exons ATGGAGTTTCCAATGCAGTGCAGACTTTGCTTGTCTTCTAGTCCAGCCGAGgctttcgtctccatccatggaAATCCTCAGCCACATTTGGCGGAACGCATTTCGTCCTGCTGTCAGCTACAG ATCACGAAAAACGACAAATTGCCAAATACGATATGTCGTCCTTGTaacaacaatctggaattgcttaatagttttcgaaaagtttgtcttcgaaatgatgaaatttCGAAACTGAAGCTAAACAGGCATCTAAATATCAAAACAGAAGAAGTTCtattggaagatttaatatgggaaaatGAATCTGATGTTAATACGCCACCAAACGTTAACAACACCCCTGTTAGGGATGAGATGAAGGAAAAGttatataaatgtgatatttgtttcaaaACTTTCGCCCAAAGAAATAGTTTTATAGCACACATTAATGTTCATAATGgattaaaaccatacaaatgtgacatttgttctaAATCGTTTTTACATGAATCAAAATTTAAGATACATACAAGaattcatactggggaaaaaccatacccatgtgacatttgttcaaaatcattctctTTAAAATATACCCTCGTAAAACATATAGCAAGTCATAATCgattaaaatcattcaaatgtgacatttgttcaaaatcattctctTCGAAATATACCCTTGCAGCACACATAAAAAATCATACTAGAgttaaaccatacaaatgtgacatttgttcaaaatcatttttccAAATATCACAACTTACGAAACATACAAGaattcatactggggaaaaaccatacccatgtgacatttgttcaaaatcatacaCTTCAAAATATGCCCTTATAACACACATAGCAGATCATACCGgaataaaaccattcaaatgtgacatctgttcaaaatcgttttctcaaaattcCAACCTTACAAAACATAAAACAATTCATTCTGAGGAAAAAccatataaatgtgacatttgtttaaaatcatttttacaaaattcaaacCTTATGAGACATACAAGAATTCATACTGGagaaaaaccatacaaatgtgacatttgttcgaaATCGTTCTCTCGAAATTCAAAACTTACGAGACATGCGAGAATTCACACAAGAGCTAGTCATAATGgattaaaatcattcaaatgtgacatttgctttaAATCGTTTGCTCAAAAATTCCGCCTCACGAGACACACAAGaattcatactggggaaaaaccatataattgtgacatttgtttaaaatcgtttgctTATAAATTCACCCTCACGATACACCAAAAAAAGCATACTGTGGATAAACCAGGCAACCGTAAACTCGGTGATGGAAACTCGAAGACGCCAAAATCCACGATGGCAATATTATAA
- the LOC143921523 gene encoding uncharacterized protein LOC143921523, whose amino-acid sequence MQCRLCLSSGPAEAFVSIHGNPQPYLAERISSCCQIQIKKDDELPDTICRPCNNNLELLVNFRKVCHRSDEISKLKTNQLVDIKPEEVLLEDLIWENESDVNTPPNVYNIPVKDDMIEKLYKCDICFKTFTLTSSFITHINVHTGLKPHKCGICSKSFSQKSDLTMHTRIHIGEKPYKCDICSKSFTRKTDLTEHATIHTGEKPYKCKICSKYYSHKSGLTKHTKIHTGEKPYKCKICSKSFSLKAELTKHIRIHTGEKPYQCDICSKSFSQSYSLTKHKTTHAKEKPYKCDICSKSFSQNYFLTKHKTTHTMEEPYQCDICLQSFAHKFRLTRHTRIHTGEKPYNCEICLKSFAYKFTLTTHQKKHTVDKPGNRKLGDGNSKTPKSTMAIL is encoded by the coding sequence ATCAAGAAAGACGACGAATTGCCAGATACCATATGTCGTCCTTGTaacaacaatctggaattgctcgTTAATTTTCGAAAAGTTTGCCATCGAAGTGACGAAATTTCAAAACTGAAGACAAACCAGCTTGTAGATATTAAACCAGAAGAAGTTCtactggaagatttaatatgggaaaatGAGTCAGATGTTAATACGCCACCAAACGTTTACAACATCCCTGTTAAGGATGAcatgattgaaaaattatataaatgtgatatttgttttaaaacttTCACTCTCACAAGTAGTTTTATTACACACATTAATGTTCACACTGgattaaaaccacacaaatgtggcatttgttcaaaatcgttttctcaaaaatcagaTCTTACGATGCATACAAGAATTCATATtggggaaaaaccatacaaatgtgacatttgttcaaaatcgtttacTCGAAAAACAGATCTTACGGAACATGCAACaattcatactggggaaaaaccatacaaatgtaaaatttgttcaaaatattattctCATAAATCAGGTCTTACGAAACATACAAAaattcatactggggaaaaaccatacaaatgtaaaatttgttcaaaatcgttttcTCTTAAAGCAGAACTTACGAAGCATATAAGaattcatactggggaaaaaccataccaatgtgacatttgttcaaaatcattttctcaaagtTACTCCCTTACGAAACATAAAACAACTCATGCTAAGGAAAAACcttataaatgtgacatttgttcgaaatcattttctcaaaattaCTTCCTTACGAAGCATAAAACAACTCATACTATGGAAGAACCATatcaatgtgacatttgtttacaaTCGTTTGCTCATAAATTCCGCCTCACGAGGCACACTAGaattcatactggggaaaaaccatataattgtgaaatttgtttaaaatcgtttgctTATAAATTCACCCTCACGACACACCAAAAAAAGCATACTGTGGATAAACCAGGCAACCGTAAACTCGGTGATGGAAACTCGAAGACGCCAAAATCCACGATGGCAATATTATAA